One stretch of Laspinema palackyanum D2c DNA includes these proteins:
- a CDS encoding anthranilate synthase component II, producing MIIVIDNYDSFTYNLVQYLGELGKETAIASDIRVYRNDQITIDQIRKLGPDAIVISPGPGRPEDAGISLKLITELAPTLPILGVCLGHQCIGQVFGGQIVGAPELMHGKTSEVHHNGVGVFQNLENPFTATRYHSLVIDRDTCPEELEITAWVEDGTIMGVRHRKYPTLEGVQFHPESILTTPGKQLLKNFLDQLKSLV from the coding sequence TTGATTATCGTTATCGATAACTACGATAGCTTTACTTACAACCTTGTCCAGTATCTGGGAGAACTGGGCAAAGAAACGGCGATCGCCTCAGATATCCGCGTCTACCGGAATGACCAAATCACCATCGACCAAATTCGTAAATTAGGGCCCGATGCGATCGTCATCTCCCCAGGACCCGGACGCCCGGAAGATGCAGGCATTTCCCTGAAGTTAATTACAGAATTAGCTCCCACCCTACCCATTCTCGGCGTTTGCCTCGGCCATCAATGTATCGGACAAGTCTTTGGGGGTCAAATCGTCGGGGCACCGGAACTGATGCATGGTAAAACCTCCGAAGTTCATCACAACGGAGTTGGCGTCTTTCAAAACCTAGAAAATCCCTTTACCGCCACTCGGTATCACAGTCTCGTCATTGACCGAGACACCTGTCCGGAGGAACTCGAAATTACCGCTTGGGTGGAAGATGGCACAATCATGGGAGTCCGACATCGGAAGTATCCCACCCTAGAAGGCGTGCAATTTCACCCCGAAAGCATCCTCACCACTCCAGGAAAACAACTGCTGAAAAACTTTCTGGATCAGTTGAAATCCCTCGTGTAA
- a CDS encoding diacylglycerol kinase family protein has protein sequence MKLDRSEITGQPTQSVAPPLNLSTVLPMSPEGSTPPPKRVSHQPTRFNRDLSWQVATNLFISFKYAATGISYTFQTQRNFRIHVVIGSVAIALGIFLQVGFVEISIITLTIGAVLTMELLNTALESVVDLTVQQSYHDLAKIAKDCAAGAVLISAIVAIAVAGCLLLPPLFTWVQTIL, from the coding sequence TCAATCCGTTGCTCCACCATTAAATTTGTCTACTGTCCTGCCTATGTCTCCCGAGGGATCGACCCCACCACCAAAGCGAGTATCGCATCAGCCTACCCGATTCAATCGTGATTTGTCCTGGCAGGTTGCTACGAACTTATTCATTAGTTTTAAATATGCGGCAACGGGAATCAGCTACACCTTCCAAACCCAACGCAACTTTCGGATTCATGTCGTCATCGGTTCAGTGGCGATCGCCTTGGGGATTTTTTTACAAGTCGGCTTTGTAGAAATTTCCATCATTACGTTAACAATTGGGGCCGTTTTAACGATGGAACTCCTGAATACTGCCCTAGAATCTGTAGTCGATTTAACCGTTCAGCAAAGTTATCACGACTTGGCTAAAATTGCTAAAGATTGTGCTGCTGGTGCCGTATTAATCTCGGCGATCGTAGCGATCGCCGTGGCCGGATGCCTGCTGTTACCCCCCTTATTCACCTGGGTGCAAACTATTCTTTGA